A region of the Candidatus Methylomirabilis oxygeniifera genome:
CAGAGCCCACTTTTCAGCCACGTGAGGGCTTGCATGCGCCGGAGCTGATCCCCCTCCTTGCGCTCGACGACGAACAGTTTCGGTCGCGGTTCAAGGGGAGCCCGCTCAAGCGGTCAAAGCGGCGAGGTGTTCTGCGAAACGTGGCGGTGGCGCTTGGCAACCTGGGCTCCAAGGAGTCGGTCCCGGCCCTGGCGAAGCTCCTGTCCGATCCGGAGCCGCTGATCCGTGGTCATGCTGCATGGGCCTTGGGACGGATCGGCACGACGGAGGCGCGTACGGCGCTCGATGAAGCGTGCGCTCGCGAGACCGATCCGGACGTACAAGCGGAGATGACGCAGGCGCTTATCGCCTGCGCGCTTTCACCGTCACACGGGCCCTGATCGTCAGCTCTCTCCCGCCGCGCTCCAGATAGGCGAGAAATCCCTTCCATCGGCTATCGGTCTTCCATTTCCCAATGAGATCTAAGGCTTCCATGTAGGCCAGGGCGTCAGCCGCAGCGGTAAAGAACAGCACCTCATGCTCGGCCTCAAGATAGACGGGGTCGAATCCCGCTGCTGTGAGCGCCGTTTCGGCATCCCGTTCTCCATAGGCGAATCGGGAACTCCTGCCGCTCTCCTTCCATTGGTCTCGATGAAGGGTCGAAAAGGCGAGGCAGCGGCCCGGCGCCAGGACCGCGGCCGCTCGTCGAATGATCTCGTCGGACATGCACAGATGGGCGACTACCAGATCGATCGGACCAAGCTCGCCGTAGTCGATCTGCTCCGCGTCGCCGCACACAAAGCTGATATGGTCCAGGCTGAGGCTGCGCGCATGCCGGTTCGCCTGTTCGATAGCCTGCTCCGACCAGTCGATCCCGATAATCCGACCGGCCTCTTCCGCCAGCGCAAAGGTCAAACGCCCATTGCCGCATCCGACATCC
Encoded here:
- a CDS encoding protein of unknown function (Evidence 5 : No homology to any previously reported sequences), with protein sequence MVEWRRERIERTYRPGEGHEARHGMLSSTLLRLIREEPLRERAVLDVGCGNGRLTFALAEEAGRIIGIDWSEQAIEQANRHARSLSLDHISFVCGDAEQIDYGELGPIDLVVAHLCMSDEIIRRAAAVLAPGRCLAFSTLHRDQWKESGRSSRFAYGERDAETALTAAGFDPVYLEAEHEVLFFTAAADALAYMEALDLIGKWKTDSRWKGFLAYLERGGRELTIRARVTVKARRR